One window of the Emcibacter sp. genome contains the following:
- a CDS encoding DUF917 domain-containing protein, translating to MQINHTNLEDFIRGSAFLGTGGGGDPYAGRLMLKQVLDEGRTVTIVDPKDFDDAKTAINILTMGAPTVINEKIPSGPANVAALRQAEQYLGYKVDAVMPVEAGGINASMPLVVGALTGLPVIDADGMGRAFPELQMTTYNVAGLSSNPNVIADDKNSVATISTVENVDAERYCREICVRMGGIGQMACYPLTGRQIKDHAVLNTITLAVDIGQAIREAREAHVNVVDALINFLESEKISRIARVLFDGKVTDLLRETKGGFSVGRVILDDLQNSDSKLEVVFQNEYLIAFKDSTPVAMVPDLICIVDRETGEPITTENLKYGQRVKVIGVSVPDVMRSPEALAIFGPAGFGLDVDYEPIERLGR from the coding sequence ATGCAGATTAATCACACAAATTTGGAAGATTTTATCAGAGGATCCGCTTTCCTGGGAACAGGCGGGGGCGGGGATCCCTACGCCGGGCGCCTGATGTTAAAACAGGTTCTTGACGAGGGCAGGACTGTGACCATTGTCGATCCGAAAGATTTCGACGATGCAAAGACGGCAATTAATATACTGACCATGGGCGCGCCGACGGTGATCAATGAAAAGATCCCCAGTGGACCGGCCAATGTGGCCGCCCTGCGCCAGGCGGAACAATATCTGGGATACAAGGTGGATGCGGTCATGCCGGTTGAAGCGGGCGGTATCAATGCCTCTATGCCGCTTGTTGTTGGCGCGCTGACCGGTCTGCCGGTAATTGATGCCGATGGTATGGGGCGGGCCTTTCCGGAACTGCAGATGACCACCTACAATGTGGCCGGCCTCTCCAGCAACCCCAATGTGATTGCCGATGACAAAAACAGCGTGGCGACCATTTCCACGGTCGAAAATGTCGATGCGGAACGCTATTGCCGCGAAATCTGTGTGCGTATGGGCGGCATCGGGCAGATGGCCTGCTATCCCCTGACCGGCCGGCAGATCAAGGATCACGCCGTACTCAATACCATCACCCTTGCGGTGGACATCGGCCAGGCCATCCGCGAAGCGCGTGAGGCGCATGTGAATGTAGTGGATGCCCTGATCAACTTCCTCGAATCAGAAAAGATCAGCCGTATCGCCAGGGTTCTTTTTGATGGCAAGGTGACTGACCTGTTGCGTGAGACCAAAGGCGGCTTTTCCGTTGGTCGGGTGATCCTCGACGATCTGCAAAACAGCGATTCCAAACTGGAGGTGGTTTTCCAGAACGAATATCTGATTGCCTTCAAGGATAGTACTCCTGTCGCCATGGTGCCCGATCTGATCTGCATTGTTGACCGGGAAACCGGCGAACCCATCACGACGGAAAACCTGAAATACGGACAGCGCGTGAAAGTGATCGGCGTCAGCGTGCCGGACGTCATGAGGTCACCGGAGGCGCTTGCCATTTTCGGCCCGGCCGGTTTCGGGCTGGATGTGGATTATGAACCCATTGAACGTCTGGGTCGTTGA
- a CDS encoding hydantoinase/oxoprolinase family protein, with the protein MGKEKNIRIGIDVGGTNTDAILMDGSKVCVSIKVPTSGDIGSGVAAAARAVMEQADVKAEDIDQVMIGTTQFTNAFIERKQLVEVAVIRIALPATTSILPYTDWPADLRTVVGNNIFLVHGGNEFDGREITALREEEIMAVARQIRQRNITAVAISSLFSAIDISMEERAAEILKRECPGVKITLSNEIGRLGLIERENATIMNASLSNFVETVVGGFRAALEELKIDAPLFVSQNDGTLMSEDYVAKYPVLTFASGPTNSMRGAANLTAREEAIVVDIGGTTTDVGVLTNGFPRESSIPVDIGGVRTNFRMPDILSIGLGGGSIVRQKGNGDIQIGPDSVGYRLTDDALVFGGDIMTVTDVIVAGGHATLGDPDRVAHLDKDFVRQVEDKIHAMIETAVDRMKTSKEDTPVILVGGGSIIVSRDLKGTSELLIPENFGVANAIGAAIAQVGGEVDRIYSYTELGREKALAAAKQEAQENCLNAGASPESIKIVDIEELPLSYLPGGAVRLRVKVVGELLETTSA; encoded by the coding sequence ATGGGAAAAGAGAAAAATATTAGAATTGGCATCGACGTCGGTGGAACCAATACAGATGCCATTTTGATGGACGGATCAAAAGTATGTGTCTCCATCAAAGTGCCTACAAGCGGCGATATCGGATCCGGAGTCGCCGCTGCCGCCCGGGCGGTTATGGAGCAGGCCGACGTGAAGGCGGAAGATATCGATCAGGTGATGATCGGTACCACCCAGTTCACAAATGCCTTTATCGAAAGAAAGCAGTTGGTGGAGGTGGCGGTTATCCGTATCGCCCTGCCGGCCACCACAAGTATTCTGCCCTATACGGACTGGCCCGCCGACCTGCGAACGGTTGTGGGCAACAATATCTTCCTGGTGCATGGCGGTAACGAATTTGACGGCCGCGAGATCACGGCCCTGAGGGAAGAGGAAATCATGGCGGTGGCGCGCCAGATCAGGCAGCGCAACATCACTGCCGTGGCCATCTCCAGCCTTTTTTCCGCGATTGATATTTCCATGGAGGAACGGGCGGCGGAAATCCTGAAACGTGAATGTCCCGGGGTGAAGATTACCCTGTCCAACGAAATCGGCCGGCTGGGGCTGATCGAGCGCGAAAATGCGACCATCATGAATGCGTCGTTGTCGAATTTTGTGGAGACGGTTGTCGGTGGTTTCCGCGCGGCACTCGAGGAGCTGAAAATCGACGCCCCCCTGTTTGTAAGCCAGAACGACGGCACCCTGATGAGCGAGGATTATGTCGCAAAATATCCCGTCCTGACCTTTGCCTCCGGTCCGACAAACAGCATGCGGGGGGCTGCAAACCTGACCGCCAGGGAAGAGGCCATCGTGGTGGATATCGGGGGGACGACAACCGATGTCGGGGTGTTGACCAACGGCTTTCCCCGGGAATCTTCCATTCCGGTCGACATCGGCGGGGTGCGGACTAACTTCAGGATGCCGGATATCCTTTCCATTGGTCTCGGCGGCGGCAGTATTGTCCGCCAGAAAGGTAATGGTGACATCCAGATCGGGCCCGATTCCGTCGGTTATCGGCTAACTGATGATGCGCTGGTTTTTGGCGGAGACATTATGACGGTTACGGATGTGATCGTTGCCGGGGGACATGCGACACTGGGAGATCCCGACCGGGTGGCCCATCTGGACAAGGACTTCGTCAGGCAGGTGGAAGACAAGATCCACGCCATGATCGAAACAGCGGTGGACCGCATGAAGACCAGCAAGGAGGATACCCCGGTTATTCTGGTCGGTGGCGGCAGCATTATTGTGTCCCGCGATCTCAAAGGCACGTCCGAACTTCTTATCCCGGAAAATTTTGGTGTGGCGAATGCCATTGGGGCGGCTATCGCCCAGGTCGGCGGTGAAGTTGATCGGATCTATTCCTACACTGAACTGGGCCGGGAAAAAGCCCTGGCGGCGGCCAAACAGGAGGCGCAGGAAAACTGCCTCAATGCCGGGGCCAGCCCGGAAAGTATAAAAATTGTCGACATCGAGGAACTTCCCCTGAGTTATCTGCCCGGTGGTGCCGTGAGGCTGCGGGTAAAGGTTGTCGGCGAACTACTTGAAACAACATCGGCCTGA